A DNA window from Micrococcales bacterium contains the following coding sequences:
- a CDS encoding Ku protein: MRAIWKGSISFGLVSVPVKAYAATEDHDVRFHQVHAVDGGRVKYNRVCRECEKVLELAEISKAYQVPNGPTVVLTEEDFASLPVTSSKEIDVVEFVPTDQVDPVWFDKSYLLEPDERSLKPYVLLRRTLGETELTAIVKVSLRQKQQLGVLRVREDVLMLQTMLWPDEVRPARFDILEQDVDVRPQELAMASSLVESLAGEFDPDQYHDGYREQLLALIDAKVNGGEGIVASEAPTADGGEVVDLLTALRQSLERAGGEPAKKAPAKKTAGRTAAKKAPAKKAAAKTPAKKAPAKKPAARKAAPSKTAAKKAPAKRTRKTA; this comes from the coding sequence GTGCGTGCGATCTGGAAGGGTTCGATCTCCTTCGGCCTGGTGTCCGTCCCGGTGAAGGCCTACGCGGCCACCGAGGATCATGATGTGCGCTTCCATCAGGTGCACGCTGTCGACGGCGGTCGGGTGAAGTACAACCGCGTGTGCCGGGAGTGCGAGAAGGTGCTGGAACTGGCCGAGATATCCAAGGCCTACCAGGTGCCCAACGGCCCCACCGTGGTCCTGACCGAAGAGGACTTCGCGAGCCTACCGGTCACCTCGTCCAAGGAGATCGACGTCGTTGAGTTCGTGCCGACCGACCAGGTGGATCCGGTGTGGTTCGACAAGAGCTACCTGTTGGAGCCTGACGAGCGCTCGTTGAAACCGTACGTGCTGCTGCGCCGGACGCTGGGCGAGACCGAGTTGACGGCCATCGTGAAGGTGAGCCTGCGGCAGAAGCAGCAACTCGGGGTGCTGAGGGTGCGTGAGGACGTGCTCATGCTACAGACGATGCTCTGGCCCGACGAGGTCCGTCCGGCGCGCTTCGACATCCTCGAACAGGACGTGGACGTGCGTCCGCAGGAGTTGGCGATGGCCTCGTCGCTGGTCGAATCCCTGGCCGGCGAATTCGACCCCGACCAGTACCACGACGGCTACCGCGAGCAGTTGCTGGCGCTGATCGACGCCAAGGTCAACGGCGGCGAGGGCATCGTCGCCAGCGAGGCACCGACCGCAGACGGCGGTGAGGTAGTCGACCTGCTCACGGCGCTGCGGCAGTCACTCGAGCGGGCAGGGGGCGAGCCGGCGAAGAAGGCCCCCGCCAAGAAGACCGCGGGCAGGACAGCCGCCAAGAAGGCGCCGGCGAAGAAGGCAGCGGCGAAGACTCCGGCCAAGAAGGCGCCTGCGAAGAAGCCCGCCGCCAGGAAGGCGGCCCCCTCCAAGACCGCGGCGAAGAAGGCGCCGGCGAAGCGCACCCGGAAGACCGCATGA
- the ligD gene encoding non-homologous end-joining DNA ligase, with protein sequence MSAIVTQVEGRRVRLTSLTKVMYPRLGITKSQVIDYYATVGHAIIAQTTGRPATRIRFPHGVGGQSFFEKNAPEGMPDWIPEKVVNSIHYPVFDEVAAVVWSAQNNALELHTPQWREPGLCDRLVVDLDPGPGAGLPECCEVALLVAEYLRADGLESVPVTSGSKGMQLYVPFPEPMDGEAVLNYARSMAGDLAAQEPEKIVATMTRSRREKRVFIDWSQNNPAKTTITPYSLRGKDLPFAATPVTWDEVERGLSEQFLFTETIARLQEYGDLMQA encoded by the coding sequence ATGTCAGCCATCGTCACGCAAGTGGAGGGCCGCCGCGTCCGGCTGACCAGCCTCACGAAGGTGATGTACCCGCGACTGGGGATCACCAAGAGCCAGGTCATCGACTACTACGCCACAGTCGGTCACGCCATCATCGCGCAGACCACGGGACGGCCCGCGACCCGGATCCGCTTCCCGCACGGGGTCGGCGGGCAGTCATTCTTCGAGAAGAACGCTCCTGAGGGAATGCCGGACTGGATCCCCGAGAAGGTGGTCAATTCCATCCACTACCCCGTTTTCGATGAGGTCGCTGCCGTGGTGTGGTCGGCGCAGAACAACGCACTGGAACTCCACACACCGCAGTGGCGCGAACCGGGTTTGTGCGACCGCCTGGTGGTCGACCTCGATCCAGGACCGGGGGCAGGGCTCCCGGAGTGCTGCGAGGTGGCGCTGCTGGTCGCCGAATACCTGCGCGCTGACGGCCTCGAGTCTGTCCCGGTGACCAGCGGGTCCAAGGGCATGCAACTGTACGTGCCCTTCCCGGAACCGATGGACGGCGAAGCCGTCCTCAACTACGCCCGCTCCATGGCCGGGGATCTCGCGGCCCAGGAGCCCGAGAAGATCGTGGCCACGATGACGCGATCCCGGCGCGAGAAGCGCGTGTTCATCGACTGGAGCCAGAACAACCCCGCGAAGACGACCATCACGCCGTACTCCCTGCGCGGCAAGGACCTCCCCTTCGCCGCCACCCCGGTCACCTGGGATGAGGTGGAAAGAGGCCTGTCCGAGCAATTCCTGTTCACCGAGACGATTGCGCGCCTGCAGGAGTACGGCGACCTGATGCAGGCGTGA
- a CDS encoding pirin family protein produces the protein MSNLEQRPQEQPCAGHPHGQPSPEPRLLEPREVPLGGPRAMTVRRTVPHKEIRTVGAWCFVDHYGPERIRMAVPPHPHVGLQTVSWLLSGYVEHRDSLGSLQRVRPGELNLMTAGHGIAHSEYSVGEGVLHGVQLWVALTDEHRAGTPAFEHHGDLPVVHEPGMRATVVVGEFAGAASPATVHSPLVAAELVVSAAVTVPLRPDFEYAVLALDTDISADGARVPHGALQYLGWGATELRLAAPAATRVLVLGGEPLAEDLLMWWNFVGRTHAEIVAAREQWQAGDPRFGEVPGDPNPRLPAPALPTVALKPRPSRR, from the coding sequence ATGAGCAACCTCGAACAGCGTCCGCAGGAACAGCCATGTGCGGGGCACCCTCACGGTCAGCCGTCGCCGGAACCCAGGCTGTTGGAACCGCGCGAGGTCCCGCTGGGCGGTCCGCGCGCGATGACTGTGCGCCGGACCGTGCCGCACAAGGAGATCCGCACCGTGGGGGCCTGGTGTTTCGTGGACCACTACGGGCCCGAGCGGATCCGGATGGCGGTGCCCCCGCACCCCCACGTCGGGCTGCAGACGGTGTCGTGGCTGTTGTCCGGCTATGTGGAGCACCGGGACAGCCTCGGATCCCTGCAACGGGTCCGTCCCGGCGAACTGAACCTCATGACGGCCGGCCACGGGATCGCGCATTCGGAGTACTCCGTGGGCGAAGGGGTGCTGCACGGCGTGCAGTTGTGGGTCGCCCTGACCGATGAGCACCGCGCGGGCACGCCTGCCTTCGAACACCACGGTGATCTACCCGTGGTGCACGAGCCGGGGATGCGGGCCACCGTGGTCGTCGGCGAGTTCGCCGGTGCAGCGTCCCCGGCGACGGTGCACTCGCCGCTGGTGGCCGCGGAACTCGTGGTGTCGGCAGCCGTGACTGTTCCTCTGCGCCCGGATTTCGAGTACGCGGTGCTCGCACTGGACACCGACATCAGTGCTGACGGCGCCCGGGTGCCCCATGGCGCTCTGCAGTACCTCGGCTGGGGCGCCACAGAGCTGCGCCTAGCGGCCCCGGCGGCCACCCGGGTCTTGGTCCTGGGTGGGGAACCGCTGGCCGAGGACCTGCTCATGTGGTGGAACTTCGTGGGGCGCACGCACGCCGAGATCGTCGCTGCCCGGGAGCAGTGGCAAGCGGGGGATCCACGGTTCGGCGAGGTGCCCGGGGACCCCAACCCGCGCCTGCCGGCGCCGGCACTGCCGACCGTTGCCCTCAAGCCGCGCCCCTCGCGGCGGTGA
- a CDS encoding gamma-glutamylcyclotransferase — translation MTLYAAYGSSMDPERMVEMAPHSPAAGVGWLDGWRLTFGGADMSWEGALATVVEDPGHQVFVILYDVNAQDEHLMDQWEGTELGIYSKIRVRVVTLDGDVVAWLYVLNDYEGGLPSARYLGRIADAAEVAGAPEDYVRELRNRPCSSIGP, via the coding sequence GTGACTCTGTATGCGGCCTACGGCTCGAGCATGGACCCTGAGCGCATGGTGGAGATGGCCCCGCACTCGCCGGCCGCCGGCGTCGGGTGGTTGGACGGATGGCGGCTGACGTTCGGCGGGGCGGACATGAGCTGGGAGGGTGCGCTGGCCACGGTCGTCGAGGACCCGGGCCATCAGGTCTTCGTGATCCTCTACGACGTGAACGCCCAGGACGAGCACCTCATGGACCAGTGGGAAGGCACCGAACTGGGCATCTACTCCAAGATCCGGGTGCGTGTGGTGACCCTCGATGGTGACGTGGTGGCGTGGCTCTACGTGCTCAACGACTACGAGGGCGGCCTGCCCTCTGCCCGCTACCTGGGCAGGATCGCCGACGCCGCCGAGGTGGCCGGCGCACCAGAGGACTACGTGCGCGAGTTGCGCAACCGCCCCTGCTCGTCGATCGGACCCTGA
- a CDS encoding purine-nucleoside phosphorylase, whose translation MTTPDELAAAAATAIAERTGMPRHDVAVVLGSGWGGAADSFTVTADIPYTDLPGFSASAVVGHSGSLRSCTVGDKQVLFFSGRTHYYEGRGVAAVVHGVRTAAAAGCSVLVLTNGCGGLNPQWAPGQPVIIRDHLNLTATTPLVGADFVDMTDAYSRRLRDVAKSVDPDLPEGVYAQFPGPQYETPAEVRMAGILGADLVGMSTVLEAIAARAAGLELLGLSLVTNAAAGMTGEALHHAEVLQAGKDAATRLTNLLSTILERV comes from the coding sequence GTGACGACTCCTGACGAACTGGCCGCAGCGGCCGCCACCGCAATCGCCGAGCGTACCGGCATGCCCCGGCACGACGTCGCAGTGGTCCTCGGCAGCGGATGGGGCGGGGCGGCCGACTCCTTCACCGTGACCGCGGACATCCCCTACACCGACCTCCCTGGGTTCAGCGCCTCGGCCGTCGTGGGGCACAGCGGTTCCTTGCGCAGTTGCACGGTGGGGGACAAGCAGGTCCTGTTCTTCTCCGGTCGCACGCACTACTACGAGGGGCGCGGCGTGGCCGCCGTGGTCCACGGGGTGCGCACCGCTGCGGCGGCAGGCTGCTCGGTGCTGGTGCTCACCAACGGCTGCGGCGGGTTGAACCCGCAGTGGGCGCCCGGGCAGCCGGTCATCATCCGCGACCACCTCAACCTCACCGCGACCACACCTCTGGTCGGCGCCGACTTCGTGGACATGACCGACGCCTACTCCCGGCGCCTGCGCGACGTCGCCAAGTCGGTGGACCCCGACCTGCCCGAAGGGGTCTACGCGCAGTTCCCCGGTCCGCAGTACGAGACCCCGGCGGAAGTGCGCATGGCCGGGATCCTGGGCGCCGACCTCGTCGGCATGTCCACCGTGCTGGAAGCCATCGCGGCCCGGGCTGCGGGACTGGAGCTCCTGGGTCTGTCGCTGGTGACGAACGCGGCCGCCGGCATGACCGGCGAAGCCCTGCACCACGCGGAGGTGCTGCAAGCCGGCAAGGACGCGGCAACCCGTTTGACGAACCTGCTGAGTACGATCCTGGAGCGCGTGTGA
- a CDS encoding phospho-sugar mutase, which translates to MNDVVSQAHAWLAEDPDPQTRATLQKWLDDGDAQRLATAFAGPLSFGTAGLRGPLGPGPAAMNHIVVAKAAAGLCQYVTDTGGSKIVVGYDARHNSKAFAELTAAIAAGAGLTAEVLPRNLPTPVLAYAIRARGADAGVVVTASHNPPEDNGYKVYLGDGMQIVSPADAEISARIAAQPDFGQIPQSADWATLDEAIVEAYLDRVVSLADPATTAGAHLRVVYTAMHGVGGQLFQTVCERLGFVDLFSVAEQFEPDPAFPTVAFPNPEEPGAMDLALAAAARENADVIIANDPDADRCAVGIPTAEGFRMLRGDEVGVLLGWWTATRGPAQGSLVTTIVSSSMLGAIAASAGLGFRQTLTGFKWITRPDDIVFGYEEALGYCVDPAAVRDKDGVSASVRMLELAAHLQRQGSTVGAQLDALAAEHGVYLTDQISIRVQELADRDRALAALQDRPGEAIADLAGVTDLTDTAATGLPPTEGLRLTLGGGGRVIARPSGTEPKLKVYLEVVEKSGDLAADRDRAAQRMAVLRAGLEAFLAAV; encoded by the coding sequence GTGAACGACGTAGTTTCCCAGGCCCACGCCTGGCTTGCCGAGGACCCCGACCCCCAGACGCGCGCCACGCTGCAGAAGTGGCTGGACGACGGCGACGCGCAGCGACTGGCGACGGCGTTCGCCGGTCCCCTGAGTTTCGGCACGGCCGGGCTGCGGGGCCCGCTGGGCCCCGGGCCGGCGGCGATGAACCACATCGTCGTGGCCAAGGCTGCCGCCGGGCTGTGCCAGTACGTCACGGACACCGGTGGTTCCAAGATCGTCGTCGGCTACGACGCCCGCCACAACTCCAAAGCCTTCGCCGAACTCACCGCGGCGATCGCGGCCGGGGCCGGGCTGACCGCAGAGGTCCTCCCCCGCAACCTGCCCACCCCGGTGCTCGCCTACGCGATACGTGCGCGCGGCGCCGACGCCGGCGTGGTGGTCACCGCCAGCCACAATCCGCCGGAGGACAACGGCTACAAGGTCTACCTCGGTGATGGGATGCAGATCGTGTCGCCGGCGGACGCGGAGATCTCCGCGCGGATCGCAGCGCAGCCGGACTTCGGGCAGATCCCGCAATCGGCGGACTGGGCCACCCTTGACGAGGCCATCGTGGAGGCCTACCTGGACCGAGTCGTCTCCCTGGCCGATCCGGCCACGACCGCAGGTGCCCACCTGCGCGTGGTCTACACAGCCATGCACGGAGTCGGCGGGCAACTGTTCCAGACCGTGTGCGAGCGACTGGGTTTCGTGGATCTGTTCAGCGTGGCCGAGCAGTTCGAGCCGGACCCGGCGTTCCCGACGGTGGCCTTCCCCAACCCCGAGGAACCCGGTGCCATGGATCTGGCCCTGGCCGCCGCGGCCCGCGAGAACGCCGACGTGATCATCGCCAACGACCCCGATGCGGACCGTTGCGCCGTCGGCATCCCCACGGCTGAGGGCTTCCGGATGCTGCGCGGCGACGAGGTCGGGGTCCTGCTCGGTTGGTGGACCGCCACCCGGGGTCCTGCACAGGGGAGCCTGGTGACCACCATCGTGTCCAGTTCCATGCTCGGTGCCATCGCCGCGTCCGCCGGGCTGGGCTTCCGCCAAACGCTGACCGGATTCAAGTGGATCACTCGCCCCGACGACATCGTCTTCGGCTACGAGGAGGCGCTGGGCTACTGCGTGGATCCGGCCGCTGTGCGAGACAAGGACGGCGTGAGCGCCTCGGTGCGGATGCTGGAACTCGCCGCGCACCTGCAGCGACAGGGCAGCACCGTCGGCGCCCAGTTGGATGCCCTCGCCGCCGAGCACGGTGTCTACTTGACCGACCAGATCAGCATCCGGGTCCAGGAACTCGCAGACCGCGACCGTGCGCTGGCCGCCCTGCAGGACCGCCCGGGCGAGGCCATCGCGGACCTGGCCGGGGTCACCGACCTCACCGACACCGCGGCCACCGGACTGCCCCCCACCGAAGGGCTGCGGCTCACCCTCGGCGGCGGCGGCCGGGTGATCGCCCGCCCCAGCGGCACCGAACCGAAGTTGAAGGTGTACCTCGAAGTCGTGGAGAAGTCCGGGGACCTCGCCGCGGACCGGGACCGTGCAGCACAGCGGATGGCTGTCCTGCGCGCCGGACTCGAGGCTTTCCTCGCCGCCGTATGA
- a CDS encoding deoxyribose-phosphate aldolase, protein MTQPTHRPEDTMITPARLAGMVDHTLLKPEATTADVQALCQEADELGVFSVCISPSFLPVPADWLHGPKVATVCGFPSGKHKDGIKATEAARSVTDGADEVDMVIDIGYAIAGDWAAVHADVKAVRDAIPATLLKVIIESAALTDQQIIEVCRICADTGADFVKTSTGFHPAGGATAHAVDIMRRTVGDGLGVKASGGIRSWDAAVAMVEAGASRLGLSGTAAVLAGGEASGDY, encoded by the coding sequence ATGACCCAGCCGACCCACCGACCGGAGGACACCATGATCACCCCCGCCCGCCTAGCAGGCATGGTCGACCACACACTGCTCAAGCCGGAGGCGACGACCGCCGACGTGCAGGCGTTGTGCCAGGAGGCCGACGAACTCGGCGTGTTCAGCGTCTGCATCTCACCGTCGTTCCTGCCGGTACCTGCCGACTGGCTGCACGGCCCCAAGGTGGCCACGGTGTGCGGCTTCCCCAGCGGCAAGCACAAGGACGGCATCAAGGCCACGGAGGCGGCCCGCTCGGTCACTGACGGCGCCGACGAGGTCGACATGGTCATCGACATCGGCTACGCGATCGCCGGCGACTGGGCCGCGGTGCACGCCGATGTGAAAGCTGTCCGGGACGCGATCCCGGCCACCTTGCTCAAGGTCATCATCGAGTCCGCGGCGCTGACCGATCAGCAGATCATCGAGGTCTGCCGAATCTGCGCGGACACGGGCGCCGACTTCGTCAAGACCTCCACCGGCTTCCATCCCGCCGGTGGCGCCACCGCGCACGCGGTCGACATCATGCGCAGGACCGTCGGTGACGGGCTCGGGGTCAAGGCCAGCGGCGGCATCCGGTCCTGGGACGCGGCCGTGGCCATGGTCGAGGCCGGCGCCAGTCGGTTGGGCCTATCGGGCACCGCTGCGGTCCTCGCCGGCGGCGAGGCCAGCGGCGACTACTGA
- a CDS encoding cold-shock protein, with protein MPSGTVKWFDTEKGFGFLAAEDGDEVFVHASALEPGVTLRPGSRVEFGVIDGRKGKQALSVTVLDAVSVTKARRRPAEEMSPVVEDLIKLLDSVGGQLRAGRYPDDAKAAKTALLLRAVADQLDV; from the coding sequence ATGCCATCGGGCACAGTGAAGTGGTTCGACACCGAGAAGGGTTTCGGTTTCCTCGCCGCCGAGGACGGTGACGAGGTGTTCGTCCACGCCAGCGCACTGGAGCCAGGTGTCACGCTGCGACCCGGCTCCCGCGTGGAGTTCGGCGTGATCGACGGCCGCAAGGGCAAGCAGGCCCTGTCGGTGACCGTCCTTGACGCCGTGAGCGTGACGAAGGCCCGCCGGCGGCCGGCCGAAGAGATGAGCCCCGTCGTGGAGGACCTCATCAAACTCCTGGACTCCGTGGGCGGCCAGCTGCGAGCCGGACGCTACCCGGACGACGCCAAGGCCGCCAAGACCGCGTTGTTGCTGCGGGCCGTGGCCGACCAGCTCGACGTCTAG
- a CDS encoding DUF2530 domain-containing protein, with product MEVQPLDEDGVQAVTFGTFAWLVAFGVLYLFFRDELQAHGTNWWLTVCLVGAGLGLAGRWYTVRRREAYRQVRETHG from the coding sequence GTGGAGGTACAACCCCTTGACGAGGACGGCGTCCAAGCCGTCACCTTTGGCACGTTCGCGTGGCTGGTCGCGTTCGGGGTGCTTTACCTGTTCTTCCGCGATGAGTTGCAGGCACACGGCACGAACTGGTGGCTGACGGTCTGCCTGGTGGGGGCAGGATTGGGCCTGGCCGGCCGCTGGTACACCGTCCGGCGCCGTGAGGCATACCGACAGGTACGGGAAACGCATGGATGA
- a CDS encoding phosphoserine transaminase: MTDLQIPADLKPADGRFGSGPSKVRPEQLDALYAMAPTYLGTSHRKPGVKNQVKRLRQGLRDLFSLPDGYEVVMGNGGSTAFWDIATFGLIEDRGQFLSFGEFGSKFAKAAQTAPHLGEQDVRTFEPGTAGPFEPAAGLDVYASPHNETSTGVAIAAVRPAGAGDALIMFDATSAAGGLPVAADDFDVYYFAPQKCFASDGGLWFALMSPRALERAATIKATDRWMPAFLDLNIAIDNSVQEQTYNTPALATIALMAEQVDWFNGNGGLVWTTARTAESSGILYDWAEQTEYTTPYVSDPALRSPVVGTIDFADGVDAAEVAKVLRANGIVDVEPYRKLGRNQLRVAMFPAVEPADVEALTASIDWVVGRL; encoded by the coding sequence GTGACCGACCTTCAGATTCCCGCCGACCTCAAGCCCGCCGACGGCCGTTTCGGCAGCGGCCCGTCCAAGGTGCGCCCGGAGCAGCTGGACGCGCTGTACGCGATGGCCCCCACCTACCTGGGCACGTCGCACCGCAAGCCGGGCGTCAAGAACCAGGTCAAGCGACTGCGGCAGGGATTGCGGGACCTGTTCTCGCTGCCCGACGGCTACGAGGTCGTGATGGGCAACGGCGGATCCACCGCGTTCTGGGACATCGCCACCTTCGGACTCATCGAGGACCGCGGGCAGTTCCTGTCGTTCGGTGAGTTCGGGTCGAAGTTCGCCAAGGCCGCGCAGACCGCCCCGCATCTGGGGGAGCAGGACGTGCGGACCTTCGAGCCGGGCACAGCAGGGCCGTTCGAACCGGCGGCCGGGCTCGATGTGTACGCGAGTCCGCACAACGAGACGTCGACCGGTGTGGCTATCGCGGCGGTCCGCCCGGCGGGTGCCGGCGACGCCCTGATCATGTTCGACGCAACATCGGCCGCCGGCGGGTTGCCGGTGGCTGCCGACGACTTCGACGTCTACTACTTCGCCCCGCAGAAGTGCTTCGCCTCCGACGGCGGTCTGTGGTTCGCGCTAATGTCCCCGAGGGCGCTGGAGCGAGCGGCGACGATCAAGGCCACCGACCGCTGGATGCCCGCCTTCCTGGACCTCAACATCGCCATCGACAACTCCGTGCAGGAGCAGACGTACAACACCCCGGCGCTGGCCACGATCGCCCTCATGGCCGAACAGGTCGACTGGTTCAACGGCAACGGCGGCCTGGTCTGGACGACGGCCCGGACCGCCGAGAGTTCCGGGATCCTGTACGACTGGGCTGAGCAGACCGAGTACACCACGCCCTATGTGAGCGACCCGGCCCTGCGCTCGCCGGTCGTCGGGACGATCGATTTCGCCGACGGGGTGGACGCCGCTGAGGTGGCCAAGGTCCTGCGGGCCAACGGCATTGTGGACGTGGAGCCGTACCGGAAGCTCGGCCGGAACCAACTGCGGGTGGCGATGTTCCCGGCCGTCGAGCCGGCTGACGTCGAGGCGCTGACTGCCAGCATCGACTGGGTCGTGGGCCGGCTCTGA
- a CDS encoding citrate synthase 2: MSEFVPGLEGVVAFETEIAEPDKEGSSLRYRGVDIEDLVGRVSFGNVWGLLVDNEFNPGLPPAEPFPIPVHSGDVRVDVQSAIAMLAPAWGLRPLLDIDDDTARENLSHVSVMAMSFVAQSARGLGQPMVPQAQIDKARTIVERFMVRWRGEPDPAHVQAVDAYFVSAAEHGMNASTFTSRVIASTGADVAAAISGAMGAMSGPLHGGAPSRVLGMIEEIERSGDARSYVKGVLDRGERLMGFGHRVYRAEDPRARVLRRTARELDAPRYEVAEALEQAALTELRERRPDRVLETNVEFWAAIVLDFAEVPAHMFTSMFTCARLAGWSAHILEQKRTGRLIRPSARYIGPAPRRPEDVPGWDPVMVAPSGYHPEVGFRVE; encoded by the coding sequence ATGAGCGAATTCGTACCGGGTCTCGAAGGAGTCGTCGCGTTCGAAACGGAGATCGCGGAGCCTGACAAAGAGGGCAGTTCACTGCGGTACCGCGGCGTGGACATCGAGGACCTGGTGGGACGCGTCTCCTTTGGCAACGTCTGGGGCCTGCTGGTGGACAACGAGTTCAATCCCGGCCTCCCCCCCGCAGAGCCCTTCCCCATCCCGGTGCACTCCGGTGACGTACGGGTGGACGTGCAGTCCGCGATCGCGATGCTGGCCCCGGCCTGGGGACTTCGACCGCTGCTGGACATCGACGACGACACGGCCCGCGAGAACCTCTCGCACGTCTCGGTCATGGCGATGAGTTTCGTGGCCCAGTCGGCGCGTGGTCTGGGGCAGCCGATGGTGCCGCAGGCGCAGATCGACAAGGCCCGCACGATCGTCGAGCGATTCATGGTCCGGTGGCGCGGTGAGCCGGATCCGGCGCACGTGCAGGCCGTGGACGCGTACTTCGTGTCTGCCGCGGAGCACGGCATGAACGCCTCCACGTTCACCTCGCGCGTGATCGCCTCCACGGGCGCGGACGTGGCCGCCGCCATCTCGGGCGCGATGGGTGCCATGAGCGGGCCCCTGCACGGAGGTGCGCCGAGTCGCGTGCTCGGGATGATCGAGGAGATCGAGCGCAGCGGGGACGCACGTTCGTACGTCAAAGGTGTGCTGGACCGCGGCGAGCGGCTCATGGGGTTCGGGCACCGCGTCTACCGCGCAGAGGACCCGCGCGCACGCGTCCTGCGGCGCACTGCCCGTGAGCTCGACGCCCCGCGGTACGAGGTTGCCGAAGCGCTCGAGCAGGCCGCACTGACCGAGTTGCGCGAGCGCCGGCCGGACCGGGTGCTGGAGACCAACGTGGAGTTCTGGGCGGCGATCGTGCTCGACTTCGCCGAGGTCCCGGCGCACATGTTCACGTCCATGTTCACCTGCGCCCGGCTCGCCGGGTGGAGCGCGCACATCCTCGAGCAGAAGCGCACCGGCCGCCTGATCCGGCCTTCCGCCCGCTACATCGGTCCCGCGCCGCGGCGCCCGGAAGACGTGCCCGGGTGGGATCCGGTCATGGTGGCCCCCAGCGGATACCACCCGGAGGTCGGCTTCCGCGTGGAGTGA
- the pdxH gene encoding pyridoxamine 5'-phosphate oxidase, whose protein sequence is MNEIRRIDYRSGPLVEAELAQTPLDQFTRWLHEADAAGIEEPNAMTVATVDAGGQPHVRTILCKEVTPEGFVFFTNYASAKGQQIDENPQVGLCYHWQPLHRQVRVTGVAVRLPAAQSDDYFGSRPRDAQLGAWSSPQSQVIPDRQYLRDKWDEATHRFPAEVPRPDTWGGYLVRPTSIEFWQGQPSRLHDRLLLTARGEGRLDEVLDWWVQRLAP, encoded by the coding sequence ATGAACGAGATACGCAGGATCGACTACCGGTCGGGGCCGTTGGTGGAAGCCGAACTGGCCCAGACCCCGCTGGATCAGTTCACGCGCTGGCTGCACGAGGCCGATGCTGCCGGCATCGAGGAACCCAATGCCATGACCGTGGCCACCGTCGATGCCGGCGGCCAGCCGCACGTGCGCACGATCCTCTGCAAGGAGGTCACGCCGGAGGGCTTCGTGTTCTTCACCAACTACGCCTCGGCCAAGGGCCAGCAGATCGATGAGAACCCGCAGGTGGGCCTGTGTTACCACTGGCAGCCGCTGCACCGACAGGTGCGGGTGACGGGGGTCGCGGTGAGATTGCCCGCAGCGCAGTCCGACGACTACTTCGGCTCCCGGCCGCGCGACGCCCAACTCGGCGCCTGGTCCTCCCCCCAGTCGCAGGTCATCCCCGACCGGCAGTACCTGCGCGACAAGTGGGACGAGGCGACGCATCGCTTCCCCGCGGAAGTCCCGCGCCCTGACACCTGGGGCGGCTACCTGGTGCGCCCCACGTCCATCGAGTTCTGGCAGGGGCAGCCTTCACGCCTGCACGATCGCCTCCTGCTCACCGCACGCGGCGAGGGCCGCCTCGATGAGGTGTTGGACTGGTGGGTGCAGCGCCTGGCGCCGTAG